A single window of Candidatus Rhabdochlamydia oedothoracis DNA harbors:
- a CDS encoding IS30 family transposase, whose protein sequence is MVEKKTRLGDWELDTVIGAGHKGVIVSMVERTSKLTKLAKVSHKTAEEVSQALIEQLKPIKDFVHTLTADNGKEFVYHQIISFELETDFYFATPYHSWERGLNEHTNGLVRQYFPKTQSFLDTTSKDMERVETYTK, encoded by the coding sequence ATTGTAGAAAAAAAGACTCGTTTAGGAGACTGGGAACTAGATACAGTCATAGGGGCAGGACATAAAGGCGTAATTGTATCAATGGTAGAAAGAACTTCCAAGCTAACTAAGCTCGCCAAAGTTTCTCATAAAACTGCAGAGGAAGTAAGTCAAGCGTTAATTGAACAACTTAAACCTATCAAAGATTTTGTACACACATTAACAGCAGACAACGGAAAAGAATTTGTCTATCACCAAATAATTAGTTTCGAGCTAGAGACAGACTTCTACTTTGCAACGCCCTACCATTCTTGGGAAAGAGGCTTAAATGAGCATACAAACGGACTAGTTAGGCAATATTTTCCTAAAACACAAAGCTTTTTAGATACGACTTCCAAGGATATGGAAAGGGTGGAAACTTATACTAAATAA
- a CDS encoding IS30 family transposase encodes MIFNNQTQGETLPKGYHHLTYDQRCQIYILKARGDTSSSIANILKVHHSTISRELKRNKGQRGYRHQQAQEKAFLRKNSQPNKKMTPQIVTRIEEKIKLQWSPIQISGWLKRHGKEHVSHETIYNHIWKDKRQGGQLYRELRHRGKKYNKQRKGASGRGNMPGRIDIKQRPCIVEKKTRLGDWELDTVIGAGHKGVIVSMVERTSKLTKLAKVSHKTAEEVSQALIEQLKPIKDFVHTLTADNGKEFAYHQMVSFELETDFYFATPYHSWERGLNEHTNGLVRQYFPKTQSFLDTTSKDIERVETLLNNRPRKALNFETPLEVFTRLSTNMLCSGAQ; translated from the coding sequence GTGATTTTTAACAATCAAACACAAGGAGAGACCTTGCCTAAAGGCTACCATCACCTAACCTATGACCAAAGATGTCAGATTTATATTTTAAAAGCTAGAGGAGATACATCTAGCTCAATAGCAAACATTCTAAAAGTTCATCATAGCACTATTAGTAGGGAACTTAAGAGAAATAAAGGGCAACGAGGATACCGTCATCAGCAAGCTCAAGAAAAAGCATTTCTTAGAAAAAATTCTCAGCCCAATAAAAAAATGACTCCTCAAATAGTTACCCGTATTGAAGAAAAAATCAAGTTGCAATGGAGCCCTATACAAATATCCGGATGGCTTAAAAGACATGGTAAAGAACATGTTAGTCATGAGACCATCTATAATCATATCTGGAAAGATAAACGACAGGGAGGACAGCTTTATAGAGAGCTCCGTCATCGAGGGAAAAAATATAACAAGCAGAGAAAGGGAGCTTCTGGAAGAGGGAACATGCCTGGTCGTATAGATATTAAGCAACGGCCTTGTATTGTAGAAAAAAAGACTCGTTTAGGAGACTGGGAACTAGATACAGTCATAGGGGCAGGACATAAAGGCGTAATTGTATCAATGGTAGAAAGAACTTCCAAGCTAACTAAGCTCGCCAAAGTTTCTCATAAAACTGCAGAGGAAGTAAGTCAAGCGTTAATTGAACAACTTAAACCTATCAAAGATTTTGTACACACATTAACAGCAGACAACGGAAAAGAATTTGCCTATCACCAAATGGTTAGTTTCGAGCTAGAGACAGACTTCTACTTTGCAACGCCCTACCATTCTTGGGAAAGAGGCTTAAATGAGCATACAAACGGACTAGTTAGGCAATATTTTCCTAAAACACAAAGCTTTTTAGATACGACTTCCAAGGATATAGAAAGGGTGGAAACTTTACTAAATAACAGACCTAGAAAGGCTCTCAACTTCGAAACTCCACTAGAAGTGTTTACGAGATTATCTACAAACATGCTATGCTCGGGTGCACAATAG
- the cutA gene encoding divalent-cation tolerance protein CutA: protein MTHQTKLIYVFWMCREKQEAKKIIRGLLDQRLIACASIFPEVESIYRWEGKIEESQEVKVILKTTLKHFGAAQSYIQKHCSYEVPEILQVDIAQGNPRYLSWVVQETSFSDHS from the coding sequence ATGACCCATCAGACAAAGTTGATCTACGTTTTCTGGATGTGCCGAGAGAAACAAGAGGCCAAAAAGATCATTCGTGGATTACTTGATCAACGGTTGATCGCCTGCGCATCCATTTTCCCCGAAGTCGAATCAATCTATCGATGGGAAGGCAAAATTGAAGAGAGCCAAGAGGTAAAAGTCATTCTCAAGACTACTCTCAAGCATTTTGGTGCGGCCCAGAGCTATATTCAAAAACACTGCAGCTATGAAGTGCCAGAGATTTTACAGGTCGATATTGCTCAAGGCAATCCTCGTTACTTATCGTGGGTTGTTCAGGAAACTTCTTTCAGTGACCACTCCTGA
- a CDS encoding IS630 family transposase — protein sequence MKKLTPSQIADLEHKLKHPKDYSERNRLCVILGYDEGISTKNLAKALRISPITVQEYLREYDSENKTGSSPRGGSKSKPSQDQTESLLKHLQEKTYLKVKGIIAYVHEQYGIKYSRSGMTDWLIQHGFVYKRPKKIPGKLDPEKQRIFIEQYRALKETLNPDEEIYFIDAVHPEHQSQAVCGWIKKGVQKTLQTSGKQLRLHFAGALCLTGMKIVTEEYKTVDADAMLDFFKKLEKQTEARIIHVILDNARSNKNKKLEEFLMSSRIKVHYLPPYSPNLNPIECLWNILEPV from the coding sequence ATGAAAAAACTGACCCCTAGCCAGATAGCTGACTTAGAACACAAGTTAAAGCATCCAAAAGACTATTCTGAACGGAATAGGCTTTGTGTAATTTTGGGCTATGATGAGGGTATCTCAACAAAAAATCTTGCTAAAGCACTTCGGATAAGCCCTATCACTGTTCAGGAATACCTCAGAGAATATGATTCCGAAAATAAAACTGGAAGTAGCCCTCGAGGCGGTAGCAAATCAAAACCTTCACAAGACCAAACAGAGTCTCTACTAAAACACCTACAGGAAAAGACCTATCTTAAAGTCAAAGGGATCATAGCTTATGTGCATGAGCAATATGGGATAAAATATTCCCGAAGTGGCATGACAGATTGGCTCATACAGCACGGATTTGTTTATAAACGTCCTAAAAAGATTCCTGGGAAATTAGATCCTGAAAAACAACGAATTTTCATAGAACAATATAGGGCTTTAAAGGAGACCTTAAACCCTGATGAAGAGATCTATTTCATAGATGCTGTGCATCCTGAACATCAGTCCCAAGCCGTATGTGGATGGATCAAAAAAGGCGTTCAAAAGACTTTGCAGACATCCGGGAAACAATTGCGATTGCATTTTGCTGGAGCTCTTTGCCTGACAGGAATGAAGATTGTTACAGAGGAATATAAGACAGTTGATGCCGATGCAATGCTCGATTTTTTCAAGAAGCTAGAAAAACAGACAGAGGCTCGAATTATTCATGTGATTTTGGATAATGCGAGATCAAACAAAAATAAGAAACTAGAAGAGTTTCTGATGTCTTCTAGGATTAAAGTGCACTATCTCCCTCCTTATTCGCCGAATTTGAATCCTATTGAATGCTTGTGGAACATCTTAGAGCCTGTTTAA
- a CDS encoding helix-turn-helix domain-containing protein — translation MIFNNQTQVETLPKGYHHLTYDQRCQIYILQARGDTSSSIATILKVHHSTISRELKRNKGQRGYRHQQAQEKAFLRKNSQPNKKMTPQIITPIEEKIKLQWSPIQISGWLKRHGKEHVSHEIISYNHIWKDKRQGGQLYRELRHRGKKYNKQRKGTSGRGNIPGSI, via the coding sequence GTGATTTTTAACAATCAAACACAAGTAGAGACCTTGCCCAAAGGCTACCATCACCTAACCTATGACCAAAGATGTCAGATTTATATTTTACAAGCTAGAGGAGATACATCTAGCTCAATAGCAACCATTCTAAAAGTTCATCATAGCACTATTAGTAGGGAACTTAAGAGAAATAAAGGGCAACGAGGATACCGTCATCAGCAAGCTCAAGAAAAAGCATTTCTTAGAAAAAATTCTCAGCCCAATAAAAAAATGACTCCTCAAATAATTACCCCTATTGAAGAAAAAATCAAGTTGCAATGGAGCCCTATACAAATATCCGGATGGCTTAAAAGACATGGTAAAGAACATGTTAGTCATGAGATCATCTCCTATAATCATATCTGGAAAGATAAACGACAGGGAGGACAGCTTTATAGAGAGCTCCGTCATCGAGGGAAAAAATATAACAAGCAGAGAAAGGGAACTTCTGGAAGAGGGAACATCCCTGGTAGCATATAG
- a CDS encoding DDE-type integrase/transposase/recombinase, with amino-acid sequence MSDISYIATREGWLYLAVVLDLFSRKSDRGSQYTSEDFKRKTDQHEIILSMSSKGNSYDNAVVESFFHSLKTEHANFCKFKIKEEAVDSLFE; translated from the coding sequence GTGTCAGATATCAGTTATATAGCTACTCGTGAAGGATGGCTATATTTAGCAGTTGTGCTAGATCTGTTTTCAAGAAAATCTGATCGTGGTTCTCAATATACAAGTGAAGATTTCAAGAGAAAAACCGATCAACATGAAATTATTTTAAGTATGAGCAGCAAAGGAAACTCTTACGATAATGCTGTTGTAGAGAGCTTTTTTCACAGCTTAAAAACAGAGCATGCTAACTTTTGTAAGTTTAAAATAAAAGAAGAAGCTGTGGATAGCTTATTTGAATAA
- a CDS encoding IS3 family transposase, whose translation MKSIHERSRSIYGSPRIHAELKKEGVICSRRRIAKIMRA comes from the coding sequence ATTAAAAGCATTCATGAGCGTAGTCGATCCATCTATGGTAGCCCAAGAATTCACGCCGAACTAAAAAAAGAGGGTGTGATTTGTTCTCGTAGAAGAATAGCAAAAATCATGAGAGCATAG
- a CDS encoding type III secretion system chaperone produces MLEECLIQLVENLALEDALSKENKLYLLKLHKELIIAFRELDPGCTFFATIGMCPLNKREELFIYLMKANLLGQGTGGSVIGLDRDEKFLTLCLVLPYDMKYKVFKDTLEDFTNYLDFWKNELSCYQ; encoded by the coding sequence ATGTTAGAAGAATGTCTTATACAATTGGTCGAAAACCTTGCTTTGGAAGATGCCTTATCCAAAGAAAATAAGCTCTATCTATTAAAATTACATAAAGAACTAATTATTGCTTTTCGAGAATTAGATCCGGGGTGTACCTTCTTTGCGACAATTGGAATGTGTCCTTTAAATAAACGAGAAGAGCTATTTATATATCTCATGAAAGCGAATTTATTAGGACAAGGAACCGGGGGCTCTGTCATTGGCTTAGATCGAGATGAGAAGTTCTTGACACTGTGTCTGGTTTTACCGTATGACATGAAATACAAAGTATTTAAGGATACTCTAGAGGACTTCACAAATTATCTCGATTTTTGGAAAAATGAGCTCTCTTGTTATCAATAA